A genomic segment from Drosophila willistoni isolate 14030-0811.24 chromosome 2L unlocalized genomic scaffold, UCI_dwil_1.1 Seg168, whole genome shotgun sequence encodes:
- the LOC6640826 gene encoding uncharacterized protein LOC6640826 encodes MLKFLFVASLLVAVALAQTESLTSAEEKEELERIQNESAQYSFNNKINDQINDGQIEREETREGTKVTGSYSYSDGFVKRTVHYEADENGYRVVKEDTQPIGEGPEFNPEGKADVEGSLIGSYSIKLDNDGDKKHYKDVRA; translated from the exons atgttgaaatttctttttgttgccaGTCTGTTGGTCGCCGTGGCCTTAGCGCAAACTGAATCT CTCACATCAGCGGAAGAAAAGGAAGAACTCGAGAGAATCCAAAACGAAAGTGCTCAATACAGTTTCAACAATAAAATTAATGATCAAATTAACGATGGCCAAATTGAACGGGAAGAGACTCGCGAAGGAACTAAAGTGACGGGTTCGTATAGCTACAGTGATGGCTTTGTTAAGCGCACCGTACACTATGAGGCCGATGAGAATGGCTATCGCGTTGTCAAGGAAGATACCCAGCCAATCGGCGAAGGACCCGAATTCAATCCAGAGGGTAAGGCCGATGTGGAGGGCTCTTTGATTGGCAGCTATTCGATCAAATTGGATAATGATGGTGATAAAAAGCACTACAAGGATGTTAGAGCTTAA
- the LOC6640901 gene encoding larval cuticle protein A3A, which yields MFKFALIASLLVVVALAAPLTPEEEELERKQNESAQYNFNSEIIDDINDGMIAREETRDGHKVKGSYSYSDGFVKRTVHYEADENGYRVVKEDTQEIGEGPRFNPEGQADVQGSLIGSYSIKLDRDDDEKHYKDVRA from the exons atgttcaaattcGCATTGATCGCCAGTCTGCTGGTCGTTGTGGCCTTAGCTGCACCC CTCACACCTGAGGAAGAAGAATTGGAGAGAAAACAGAATGAGAGCGCACAATATAATTTCAATAGTGAAATTATAGATGATATTAACGATGGCATGATTGCCCGTGAAGAGACACGGGATGGACACAAAGTGAAGGGTTCATACAGCTACAGTGATGGCTTTGTTAAGCGCACCGTACACTATGAGGCCGATGAGAATGGCTATCGAGTTGTCAAGGAGGATACCCAGGAAATTGGCGAAGGACCCCGTTTCAATCCCGAGGGTCAGGCCGATGTGCAGGGCTCTTTGATTGGCAGCTATTCGATCAAATTGGATCgagatgatgatgagaagCACTACAAAGATGTTAGAGCTTAA
- the LOC6640834 gene encoding uncharacterized protein LOC6640834 produces the protein MVKLSFVLLLIGACMFVGSTWAASDCPASSKVQNCTPKCLHDSECSAIGGKCCPNLCNGRSCAQPNLLGNSGGDKSPFGDKYSGSSGSYCGNVKCGSFEKCETDRSTKRPKCVRS, from the exons ATGG TTAAATTGAGTTTCGTTTTACTATTAATTGGAGCCTGTATGTTTGTGGGCTCCACATGGGCTGCCAGCG ATTGCCCCGCATCGAGCAAAGTTCAGAATTGTACACCAAAATGTTTGCATGACAGCGAATGCAGTGCCATAGGTGGTAAATGTTGCCCGAATCTCTGCAATGGACGCAGCTGTGCTCAACCTAATCTATTGGGTAATTCTGGAGGTGATAAATCGCCATTCGGTGATAAGTATT CTGGATCCAGTGGCAGTTATTGTGGCAATGTGAAATGTGGCAGCTTTGAGAAATGTGAAACTGATCGCAGCACCAAACGGCCAAAATGTGTGCGATCTTAA